GCAGGCGCTCGGTGCAGTCGAGGCGGCCCGTAGTGCACTGGAGCAGGCCGAGCGCACCGGCAACCGCAGCGCCGCCATCGTGTACCGGACCGCGGTGCGCACCGCACAGCGTGAAGCGGTGCAGTGGGGCGGGCGGCGCCAGGCGGTCGAGGACGCGATCTGGGCCGGGAACAACGCGGCGCTGTCGTATCTGCAAGACAACGCCGGCTACACCCGAGTCGGGCACCACGGCGGTGCGGCGGGCCGGTGGGCGGAGGCACCGGATCTGACGGTCGCGTCGTTCTTCCAGCACGACAGCCGCGACCACGACCCGCAGCTGCACATCCACAACGCGATCCTGAACCGGGTCCAGGGACCCGACGGGAAGTGGCGCACGCTGGACGGGCAGGCGCTGCGCCGGGTGAAGCCGGCCGCGGCTGCGGTCGGGGAGCGGGTGATGGAACAGCAGCTCGCGCAGGCGCTCGGGGTGCGGTTCGAGATGCGACCCGACGGCAAGGCGCGTGAGATCACCGGGATCGACCAGGCCGTGATGGACCTGTTTTCGAAGCGGCGTCGCGCGATCACGAAGAAGACCGCGCCGCTGGTGGCCGCGTTCGAGAAGAAGTGGGGCCGCGAACCGAACAACCTGGAGCTGGCCCGGTTGCAGGAGACCGCGACCAAGGCCACCCGCAAGGCCAAGACCCATGACGGCGAGACCTACGAAGCGCGCTTGCAGCGCTGGGACGCCGAGCTGCGCACTGAGCTGCGCGGCGGGCTGGCCAAGGTTGCGAACGACGTGCTCGCGGCGCGGCAGCGGCGCTGGTTGCCGGGCCGGATCAACAAGGCCAAGGTGCTGGAGACGGCGCTGGCCGATGTGCAGTCCAAGCACGCCACCTGGCGCGCGGCCGACCTGACCCGCGCGATCAACGACGCGCTGCCCGACAACCTCGGCAACCTCAAACCCGCCAAGATCGCCGGGCTGCTGGACAGCCTGACCGAGCAGGGTCTGGCCAGAGCGCGCCAGGTGGACACCAAGAACCGCGGCCAGGCCGGGGCGCTGCCCGACGAGCTGGTGCGCAGCGACGGCCTGTCGGCCTACGAAGCGCCCGGCGCGGCGCGGTTCGTGACGCCGGATCACCTGCGCGCCGAACGCAAGCTGGCCGGTGCCGGCTACGCGCGCGGAGCGGTCGCGATGACGACCGGAGACACCGCCGCGTTCGTGAAGCAGTCGGCCGCGGCCGGGCTGGAGCTCGGCGCCGACCAGGCCGCCGCGGTGAGCGGGATCCTCTCGTCGGGCGCGATGGTGGAAACCCTGGTCGGCCCGGCCGGGACCGGCAAGTCCCGCGTCGTCGGCGCATTGGCCAAGGCATGGGAGAACCCCGACCTGTGGGGCGGCCACCAGCACCGCATGGTCGGGCTGGCCGCGTCGCAGGTCGCGACCGAGGTGCTGGCCGCCGACGGCGTGACCGCGATGAACATCACCCGCTGGCTGATGACCCAGCAGCAGCTCACCGACGGATCAACGCGCGCCGAGCACGAGGCGTGGCGGCTGCGGGCCGGTGACCTGGTCGTGGTCGACGAGTCGGCGATGGCCAACACCACCGACCTCGCGCAGATCCAGGACCGGTGCACCGAGGCCGGCGCGAAACTGCTGCTGGTCGGTGACCACCGCCAGCTCGCCGCGGTCGGTGCCGGCGGCGGCATGGAACTGGTCACCGCGAACGCCCTCACCCACGAGCTGGTCGAAACCCGCCGCTTCCGCGCGGACTGGGAGGGTCCGGCGTCGCTGCGGCTACGAGGCGGCGACGCGGACGTGCTCAGCGACTACTACAAGCAGGGCCGCATCCTCGACGGCGGCCACCTGGAGGCCGCGCAGCGGTCCGCGAGCGACGCATGGCTGGCCGACCGGCTCGCCGGGCTGCACTCGCTGCTGATCGTGGACTCCAACGCGCAGGCCGCCGAAGTGTCCGCGCAGCTGCGCGCCCGGCTGGTCGAGTACAAGCTGGTCGACGACGAACGCACCGTGGCGCTGGCTTCGACCGGTAACCGGGTCGGTGCCGGTGACCTGATCCAGACCCGCCTCAACGCCTGGCACCTGAACGGGTACCGCGGCAACACCCGCGCGGCGTTCAACCGCGACGAGTTCCTCGTCGACGGTGTTCTGGACGACGGGTCACTGCGGGTGCTGCCGCTGTTCCAGGGCACCCGCACCCCCGCACCGGGCGAATCGATGATCCTGCCGGCGGCCTACGTGCGCGACCATGTCGCGCTCGGCTACGCCGCCACCGTGCACGCCTCCCAAGGGATGACGGTCGACTCGTCTCACTTGGTCGCGACGCAGAACACGTCGCTGTACGCGCTGTATGTGGCGATGACCCGTGGCCGGGTCGCGAACACCGCGCACGTGGTCACCCAGTCGCTGGGCGCGCAGGCGGAGTTCGGTGAGACCGTCGACGCGGCGAAGCGGTCGCCGCTGTCGGTGCTGCGGGCAACGTTCGACCTCGACGACCCGCAACTGTCGGCGTTGCAGGCCGCCGCCGAGTCGGCCGCCGAAGCGAACCGGCTCCGGACGCCGGCCGAGCTGCTGGCCGACGGGATCGCGCTCGCGACCGCGGGCCGGACCGCGAGCTGGCTGGACGAACTCACCACGGCCGGTGTGCTCACCGACGCGGAACGGTGCGCGTTGGCGGCCGACGACGGCGCCGGGACCTTGGGGTCGCTGCTGCGGCACGTTGAGCTGGCCGGGCAGGACCCGCGTCAGGTCCTCACCGACGCCATCGGTCGCCGCAGCCTGGACGGTGCCCGCAACCTCAGCTTCGTCATCCAGGACCGGATCAAGCACGCGGGGCCGTTCGACCCGATCGGCGACACCTACACCGAGCGGCTTCCGCACGTCGAGGACCCGCAATGGGCCGCCTATCTGGCCGATTTGGCCCGCGAGGCCGACCAGCGCACCGTTGAACTCGGCGAACAGGTCGCGGCCGAAGGGCCGCAGTGGGCGGTCGAAGCGCTCGGTGCCGTACCGGCCGAAGGTGACGAGGCGCGGGCCGATTGGGTCCGGCGTGCCGGGCAGGTCGAGGCGCACCGTGACGTGATGGGTCACGACGACGCCGCTGATCCGCTCGGTGCAGCGCCGAAACCGGGCCAGGTCGAGGCGTACGCGTCGTGGCGGACGGCGTGGCGGGCACTCGGCCGGCCCGAAGCCGACCGGGCCGAAGCCGAGATGTCGTCCGGGCAGCTGAGGGTGCGGGTCCGCGCCTGGGAACGCGAGCAGGCGTGGGCGCCGCCGTTCGTCAACTCCGAACTGGCCGGGACCCGCCAGGCCGCCGACCGGGAACGCCGCACCGCGACACTGCGGGCCGCCGAAGCCGCCGCCAGCACCGACCAAGCGACCAGTGACCGGTTGCGGCAAGAAGCCGAGCAGTCCAACGCGCTGGCCGCAGCGCTCGACCTGCGCGCGGCCGAGCTGCAAACCGCCGACGACGCCCGCGCGGTGTGGCTGGCCCACACCGCCGAAACCAAAGCCGCGGCCGAACGCGCCGAGTACGAACTGAAACAACGCGGCATCGACAACACCGACACCGGACCCACCGGCCCCGAACTCGCCGACCAGCTCGCAGGTGACACCGACAACAACACCGCCGACGTCAACGACGTCACCGCCGACGACGACCTCACCGTGGTCGACGAGCACGACCTGACCGACGTCGCCCAAGAACGTGCCCGCGATCTAGCCGAAGCCCGGCCCGTGCACGACCCGGTCGACGACAGCAGCGACCAGCAGCACCACACCGGTGCCGCCGGCCAAGGCGACGCCATCGAAACCGGTGACGACGCCGTGACTGCCGACGGGCACAGCAGCGCCGATACGGACTCTGTGGCCGACGTCAACGACCGCGACCGCGGCGCTACCGCAACGGGCGTAGCCGAGGAGGACTCGGCCAGCGACGAGGCCGCCAAGCGTGACGCCGCACGCGAAAGCCTTGCCCCGGCCGACATTCGCGAGATCGCGTCAACCGAGCAGCCGCTGGGTGAGGCCGCCGCCCCGCGAGTGCCAAGCGCGGACGAGACCGCTGAGGCGGCCCGACGGGCGCAACGGGCGCTGATCGAGATTCAGCACCGCCGCCAACTCGAGGAAGCCCACGAGGCCGGCCACGCCGCCGGACACGACGACGTCGACCGCGACGAGGAACTCGCCCGCTGGCACGCCGGCGACCAGGCCCGCGCGAGCCAGACCGCACAGCACAGCGAGCACGCCCAGCACGACGACGGCCCGGTCATGGGCCGCTACGACGACTAGCCACCACCCGTCACGCGAAAGGACACCCCCCGACATGTCGAACGCATCGAACTGGCTCAACCGCATCACCGGTCGCCGCGGGCGCTACACGCCACCACCGACCCGCACCGACGGGACCGCCGAGATGAACCGGCGAATCGAGCTGGCCAAGTACTGGGAAGCCGACTACCAGGCCCGCCTCGTCGAAGCCCAAGCCCACGCCGACGAATCCGTTCAAATCGCCACCGACACCGACACCGACACCGACACCGCGCAGGCCGTCGGTTATGACCGGTTCGCGACCGCCTACGACTGGATCGACGCCGGTGCACCGGACCTCGGCCACGGCGACTTCATCCGTCGTCTCGCGGCACAGGCTGACGCCTTGGTCGCGGTTGGTGATCTTGACATGGCCTACCAGCTGCGG
The Kribbella italica DNA segment above includes these coding regions:
- the mobF gene encoding MobF family relaxase, producing MESGHSASYLTGSVATGRENYYTGAVAAGEPPGRWFGRGAEAFGLAGEVDTQDMTALYERYLDPRDEAFRDPIRWDEAATLGHTGRAYKTEDEALAMALAKEPGASPERREELRALVGASVRNNVSFYDATFSPQKSVTVLHTAFEAQEVQALGAVEAARSALEQAERTGNRSAAIVYRTAVRTAQREAVQWGGRRQAVEDAIWAGNNAALSYLQDNAGYTRVGHHGGAAGRWAEAPDLTVASFFQHDSRDHDPQLHIHNAILNRVQGPDGKWRTLDGQALRRVKPAAAAVGERVMEQQLAQALGVRFEMRPDGKAREITGIDQAVMDLFSKRRRAITKKTAPLVAAFEKKWGREPNNLELARLQETATKATRKAKTHDGETYEARLQRWDAELRTELRGGLAKVANDVLAARQRRWLPGRINKAKVLETALADVQSKHATWRAADLTRAINDALPDNLGNLKPAKIAGLLDSLTEQGLARARQVDTKNRGQAGALPDELVRSDGLSAYEAPGAARFVTPDHLRAERKLAGAGYARGAVAMTTGDTAAFVKQSAAAGLELGADQAAAVSGILSSGAMVETLVGPAGTGKSRVVGALAKAWENPDLWGGHQHRMVGLAASQVATEVLAADGVTAMNITRWLMTQQQLTDGSTRAEHEAWRLRAGDLVVVDESAMANTTDLAQIQDRCTEAGAKLLLVGDHRQLAAVGAGGGMELVTANALTHELVETRRFRADWEGPASLRLRGGDADVLSDYYKQGRILDGGHLEAAQRSASDAWLADRLAGLHSLLIVDSNAQAAEVSAQLRARLVEYKLVDDERTVALASTGNRVGAGDLIQTRLNAWHLNGYRGNTRAAFNRDEFLVDGVLDDGSLRVLPLFQGTRTPAPGESMILPAAYVRDHVALGYAATVHASQGMTVDSSHLVATQNTSLYALYVAMTRGRVANTAHVVTQSLGAQAEFGETVDAAKRSPLSVLRATFDLDDPQLSALQAAAESAAEANRLRTPAELLADGIALATAGRTASWLDELTTAGVLTDAERCALAADDGAGTLGSLLRHVELAGQDPRQVLTDAIGRRSLDGARNLSFVIQDRIKHAGPFDPIGDTYTERLPHVEDPQWAAYLADLAREADQRTVELGEQVAAEGPQWAVEALGAVPAEGDEARADWVRRAGQVEAHRDVMGHDDAADPLGAAPKPGQVEAYASWRTAWRALGRPEADRAEAEMSSGQLRVRVRAWEREQAWAPPFVNSELAGTRQAADRERRTATLRAAEAAASTDQATSDRLRQEAEQSNALAAALDLRAAELQTADDARAVWLAHTAETKAAAERAEYELKQRGIDNTDTGPTGPELADQLAGDTDNNTADVNDVTADDDLTVVDEHDLTDVAQERARDLAEARPVHDPVDDSSDQQHHTGAAGQGDAIETGDDAVTADGHSSADTDSVADVNDRDRGATATGVAEEDSASDEAAKRDAARESLAPADIREIASTEQPLGEAAAPRVPSADETAEAARRAQRALIEIQHRRQLEEAHEAGHAAGHDDVDRDEELARWHAGDQARASQTAQHSEHAQHDDGPVMGRYDD